Proteins from one Syntrophaceae bacterium genomic window:
- a CDS encoding UDP-N-acetylmuramoyl-L-alanyl-D-glutamate--2,6-diaminopimelate ligase: protein MLLSDVLQGIDVREVSGDLSGDVRDVCYDSRRCASGSLFVAVPGLKFDGHRFIGEAVRRGAGFIVHEREFTPPPDVTAVRVDDSRRVLGMLGRNFFGNPSGSLCLIGIVGTNGKTTVTYLLESILEAAGHRPGILGTVNYRFGSRLWPAPNTTPESLEMQRILRVMHDAGATHVVGEISSHALDLKRVDDCDFDLGIFTNLSQDHLDYHGTMEAYFAAKSRMFLEILPGSRKGRAIRAAINADDPWGRKLLATAAEKTLSYGLETPADVSARNVVLTLDGIEAEVRGPGISTTLCSPLIGRFNLYNILAAAAASAALGIPESAVRDGVERLVNVPGRLETVAGGTDDPRVFVDYAHTEDALRRVLENLGMFRRGRIITVFGCGGDRDRGKRPLMGRAAVEGSSVTVITSDNPRTEDPLEIIREIEAGVVGLPVRRIRSGELDEASGRTGRPFYLVQPDRKTAIEEAIRSAGPDDIVLIAGKGHEDYQIIGENKTPFDDRLTARDALSGRRNGKAAR from the coding sequence GTGCTCCTTTCCGATGTGCTTCAGGGGATTGACGTCCGGGAGGTCTCGGGAGACCTTTCCGGGGATGTGCGCGATGTCTGCTACGACTCCCGGCGGTGCGCCTCCGGGAGTCTGTTTGTAGCCGTTCCCGGCCTGAAGTTCGACGGCCACCGTTTCATCGGCGAGGCCGTCCGCCGGGGTGCCGGATTCATCGTCCACGAGCGGGAGTTCACGCCCCCGCCGGACGTCACGGCCGTAAGGGTGGACGACAGCCGGCGGGTCCTGGGCATGCTGGGACGCAACTTCTTCGGGAATCCGTCCGGTTCGCTCTGCCTGATCGGCATCGTCGGCACGAACGGCAAGACGACCGTCACCTATCTCCTGGAATCGATCCTGGAGGCCGCCGGCCATCGGCCCGGCATCCTCGGGACGGTGAATTATCGGTTCGGCTCCCGGCTGTGGCCCGCACCCAACACGACGCCCGAATCCCTGGAGATGCAGCGCATCCTCCGGGTGATGCACGACGCCGGCGCCACCCACGTGGTCGGAGAGATCTCGTCCCACGCCCTCGACCTGAAACGGGTCGACGACTGTGATTTCGACCTCGGGATCTTTACGAACCTGTCTCAGGACCACCTGGACTATCACGGCACGATGGAGGCCTATTTCGCCGCGAAGAGCAGGATGTTCCTTGAAATTCTGCCGGGGAGCCGGAAGGGGCGGGCCATCCGCGCCGCGATCAACGCCGACGACCCGTGGGGGAGAAAACTGCTGGCGACGGCGGCGGAGAAGACGCTGTCCTACGGCCTGGAGACACCGGCGGACGTGTCGGCCCGGAACGTGGTCCTGACACTCGACGGCATCGAGGCGGAGGTCCGGGGACCGGGGATTTCGACCACGCTGTGCTCCCCTCTCATCGGGCGGTTCAATCTTTACAACATCCTGGCGGCGGCGGCCGCCTCGGCGGCCTTGGGCATCCCGGAGAGCGCCGTCCGGGACGGAGTGGAGCGGCTCGTGAACGTGCCGGGACGCCTGGAGACGGTCGCCGGAGGAACGGACGATCCCCGGGTTTTTGTCGATTACGCGCACACGGAAGACGCGCTCCGGCGCGTCCTGGAAAACCTGGGCATGTTCCGCCGGGGTCGGATCATCACCGTTTTCGGCTGCGGCGGCGACCGGGACCGGGGAAAACGGCCCCTCATGGGCCGGGCGGCCGTGGAAGGGAGCAGCGTGACGGTCATCACGTCCGACAACCCGAGGACAGAGGATCCCCTGGAGATCATCCGGGAGATCGAGGCGGGCGTGGTCGGACTTCCGGTGCGCCGGATCAGGAGCGGAGAGCTCGACGAGGCATCCGGGAGGACCGGACGGCCCTTCTACCTTGTTCAGCCGGACCGGAAGACGGCCATCGAAGAGGCCATCCGGTCGGCCGGTCCCGACGACATCGTCCTCATTGCCGGCAAGGGCCACGAGGATTACCAGATCATCGGGGAAAACAAGACGCCCTTCGACGACCGTCTCACGGCCCGGGACGCCCTGTCGGGCAGGCGGAACGGGAAGGCGGCCCGCTGA
- the murD gene encoding UDP-N-acetylmuramoyl-L-alanine--D-glutamate ligase, protein MELANQKILVIGLGKTGKSAAQFLVRRGARVAVTDSRPAADFREWMADEAGSGDILWVPNEPSSLGGVDMVVPSPGIPPADVVLSTARRQGVPVLSEIELAARFLRIPMIAVTGTNGKTTVTTLLGEIFRDSGTEAFVGGNIGTPLIECAGAEGNARYAVVEVSSFQLQYIETFRPFVSLILNVTADHVDYHGTFEAYRRAKERIFENQKEGDRVVLNADDPYLSPPLTTPAAPVLAFSTLREPEEGIFLRGDRMLYRTGGVEEEYPLDMIRIPGRHNVENVMAAILAARACGCSREKIVETVGSFRGVSHRIEFAGEKNGVSFYDDSKGTNTGAVQRALETFSRPVILLMGGRDKDGDFASLEEAVRQRVKRLILFGEAAERIGGFLGGVVPTEEAGLLENAVRRAYAEATPGDVVLLSPGCASFDAYADYRHRGRHFQQIVGEL, encoded by the coding sequence ATGGAACTGGCGAACCAAAAAATCCTGGTGATCGGCCTCGGCAAGACAGGAAAGTCGGCGGCGCAGTTTCTCGTCCGCCGGGGAGCGAGGGTGGCCGTGACGGACAGCCGGCCCGCCGCCGATTTCCGGGAGTGGATGGCGGACGAAGCGGGGAGCGGCGACATCTTATGGGTTCCCAACGAGCCGTCGTCGCTTGGGGGGGTCGACATGGTTGTTCCCTCCCCGGGAATTCCGCCCGCTGACGTGGTTCTCTCGACGGCCCGTCGGCAGGGAGTGCCCGTTCTCAGCGAGATCGAGCTGGCAGCCCGGTTTCTCCGGATCCCGATGATCGCCGTTACGGGCACCAACGGGAAGACCACCGTGACGACCCTGCTGGGCGAGATCTTCCGGGACAGCGGCACGGAGGCCTTCGTCGGCGGAAACATCGGGACGCCGCTCATCGAATGCGCCGGCGCCGAGGGAAACGCCCGTTACGCCGTGGTCGAGGTGAGTAGCTTCCAGCTCCAGTACATCGAGACGTTCCGCCCCTTCGTCTCCCTGATCCTGAACGTCACCGCCGACCACGTGGACTACCACGGGACGTTCGAGGCCTACCGCCGGGCGAAGGAGCGGATCTTCGAGAACCAGAAGGAGGGGGACCGGGTCGTTCTGAACGCCGACGATCCGTACCTGTCGCCCCCCCTCACGACGCCGGCGGCGCCGGTCCTGGCGTTCAGCACCCTCCGCGAGCCGGAGGAGGGGATCTTTCTCCGGGGGGACCGGATGCTTTACCGAACCGGCGGTGTGGAAGAGGAGTATCCCCTGGACATGATCCGGATCCCCGGGCGGCACAACGTGGAGAACGTCATGGCCGCCATCCTGGCGGCCCGGGCGTGCGGGTGTTCCCGGGAGAAAATCGTCGAAACGGTCGGATCGTTCCGGGGCGTCTCCCACCGGATTGAATTTGCCGGCGAGAAGAACGGGGTTTCCTTCTACGACGATTCGAAAGGGACCAACACGGGGGCCGTGCAGCGGGCCCTGGAGACGTTTTCCCGGCCGGTGATCCTGCTCATGGGGGGGCGCGACAAGGACGGGGACTTCGCCAGCCTGGAAGAAGCGGTGCGGCAGCGGGTGAAGCGCCTCATTCTCTTTGGCGAGGCGGCCGAGCGGATCGGCGGCTTTCTCGGCGGGGTCGTTCCCACGGAGGAGGCGGGTCTCCTGGAGAATGCCGTCCGGCGGGCCTATGCGGAGGCGACGCCGGGGGACGTGGTCCTCCTGTCGCCGGGATGCGCAAGTTTCGACGCCTACGCGGACTACCGGCACCGGGGCCGGCATTTCCAGCAGATCGTCGGGGAGCTTTGA
- a CDS encoding PASTA domain-containing protein: MNRESSKWLRFRLATLLCFFLILFVALISRAIQLQILSGKTLKKMADRQHIQPVLLQPERGIIFDRNGEKLAASIQVDSVCADPARIADPEDAARKLAPILRTDPEVIRRKLAVRKRFIWIARRIPEERAEALDKLKIEGIFLVKEAKRIYPNGELAAAVIGFVGLDADGLEGLEMRYNDDLKGTPEKLAWFRDAKGKKIYARVEDAEAKKPEDNYNLVLTIDSRIQYLVESKLKEAVQAKGARGGFAMVMDPKTGEILAMANEPGFDPNTPKDTADKGRNRAITDVFDPGSTFKPFLAAAALEEKAVSESTRLNCENGAYKVNDRVFHEANRKKYGALTFGEVIKYSSNIGCVKTAERLGKDKFYEYITKFGFGARTGVDLPGESRGLLRPVRNWTRVDMSTVAFGQGISVTALQLITALSAIANDGVLMKPLIVRAVVDKQGKIVRGNTPTTVRRVVSPQTAKRLARIMTSVVQDDDGTGKKARIANINVAGKTGTSQKFDAGRRAYSSERVRTSFMGFFPAENPQITMMIVLDEPKIDKWGGVASAPVFSGIGEQILNCIKTDLRERTPAPPPREIEPLLPEKGVKLVSAPTLLLNGARPESEENEALMPDFRGMTMREALKRAREKGIELNMSGNGWAVSQAPQPGTALKERRLCSVSFSTGQ, encoded by the coding sequence ATGAACAGGGAATCCTCCAAATGGCTGCGTTTCCGGCTGGCAACGCTCCTGTGCTTCTTCCTGATCCTGTTCGTCGCCCTGATCTCCCGGGCGATCCAGCTGCAGATCCTCTCCGGCAAGACGCTCAAGAAAATGGCCGACCGGCAGCACATCCAGCCGGTTCTCCTTCAGCCCGAGCGAGGGATTATCTTCGATCGCAACGGAGAAAAACTGGCCGCCAGCATCCAGGTCGATTCCGTATGTGCCGATCCTGCCCGGATTGCCGATCCGGAGGATGCCGCCCGGAAGCTTGCGCCGATTCTCCGGACGGACCCGGAGGTCATCCGGAGGAAACTCGCCGTCCGCAAACGGTTTATCTGGATCGCCCGGCGGATTCCCGAGGAGCGGGCGGAAGCCCTGGATAAGCTGAAAATCGAGGGCATCTTTCTGGTGAAGGAGGCCAAGCGGATCTACCCCAACGGAGAGCTCGCGGCGGCCGTGATCGGGTTCGTGGGTCTCGACGCCGACGGGCTCGAAGGCCTTGAGATGCGGTACAACGACGATCTCAAGGGAACTCCCGAGAAACTCGCCTGGTTCCGCGACGCAAAAGGAAAGAAAATTTACGCCCGCGTGGAGGATGCGGAGGCGAAAAAGCCGGAGGACAATTACAACCTGGTCCTGACCATCGATTCGCGGATCCAGTACCTGGTGGAATCGAAGCTCAAGGAGGCGGTGCAGGCCAAGGGCGCCCGGGGTGGCTTCGCGATGGTGATGGATCCGAAGACGGGTGAGATCCTGGCCATGGCCAACGAGCCCGGCTTCGACCCGAACACCCCGAAGGACACGGCGGACAAGGGGCGGAACCGGGCCATCACGGACGTCTTCGACCCGGGATCCACCTTCAAGCCGTTTCTCGCCGCAGCGGCCCTGGAGGAGAAGGCGGTCAGCGAATCGACACGCCTGAATTGCGAAAACGGCGCCTACAAGGTCAACGACAGGGTCTTTCACGAAGCAAACCGGAAGAAGTACGGGGCGCTCACGTTCGGGGAGGTCATCAAGTACTCCAGCAACATCGGTTGTGTAAAAACGGCGGAACGGCTCGGCAAGGACAAATTCTACGAATACATCACCAAGTTCGGTTTCGGCGCCCGGACGGGAGTCGACCTGCCCGGCGAATCCCGGGGCCTGCTCCGCCCCGTCCGGAACTGGACGCGGGTCGACATGTCCACCGTCGCCTTCGGCCAGGGAATTTCCGTGACAGCCCTCCAGCTTATTACGGCGCTCTCGGCGATCGCCAACGACGGCGTCCTGATGAAGCCCCTCATTGTCCGGGCCGTTGTGGACAAGCAGGGAAAGATCGTCCGGGGCAACACCCCGACGACGGTCCGGCGGGTTGTCTCCCCGCAGACGGCGAAGCGCCTGGCCCGGATCATGACATCCGTCGTGCAGGACGACGACGGAACCGGCAAGAAGGCCCGGATCGCCAACATCAACGTCGCCGGCAAGACAGGGACATCCCAGAAATTCGACGCAGGCCGCCGGGCATACTCATCGGAACGGGTCCGGACGTCCTTCATGGGTTTCTTCCCGGCGGAGAATCCGCAGATCACCATGATGATCGTCCTGGACGAGCCGAAGATCGACAAGTGGGGCGGCGTAGCCTCGGCGCCGGTATTCAGCGGTATCGGCGAACAGATCCTGAACTGCATCAAGACGGACCTCCGCGAGCGCACGCCTGCTCCTCCGCCGCGGGAGATCGAACCGCTCCTGCCGGAGAAGGGGGTGAAGCTGGTCTCCGCCCCGACACTCCTCCTGAACGGTGCACGACCGGAGAGTGAAGAGAATGAGGCGTTGATGCCCGATTTCCGGGGCATGACGATGCGGGAGGCGCTCAAGCGGGCCAGGGAAAAGGGGATCGAGCTGAACATGTCCGGCAACGGGTGGGCGGTCAGTCAGGCTCCCCAGCCGGGGACCGCTTTGAAGGAGCGCCGCCTCTGCAGCGTATCCTTCAGTACAGGCCAGTGA
- a CDS encoding phospho-N-acetylmuramoyl-pentapeptide-transferase has translation MIYHLLYPLHTVISSFNVFRYITFRTIYASITALVICFVVGPWLIRKLRSLDVGQQVRDDGPSTHQVKQGTPTMGGVLVIFSVVVSTLLWANLRVDYIWLVILVTIGYGLIGFMDDYRKLTRRNSKGVPAKTRLAGEIAIALFVSVILFFKPGFTSNLTVPFFKTVLPDLGWAYVILSTFIIVGCANAVNLTDGLDGLAIGPAITCFLTYLLFAYFAGNVRISGYLQVPYVAGAGELSIFCGAMVGAGIGFLWYNTYPAQVFMGDVGSLSLGGALGTLAVMTKQEILLVIVGGIFVLETFSVIAQVGWFKLSGGKRIFRMAPIHHHFELKGWPEPKVIVRFWIISILLAMVAISTLKLR, from the coding sequence ATGATTTACCATCTGCTGTATCCGCTCCATACGGTGATCTCCTCGTTCAACGTGTTCCGGTACATCACGTTCCGGACGATCTACGCCTCCATCACGGCCCTGGTCATCTGTTTTGTCGTCGGCCCCTGGCTGATCCGCAAGCTGCGCAGCCTCGACGTGGGCCAGCAAGTGCGGGACGATGGTCCGAGCACCCATCAGGTGAAGCAGGGAACCCCCACCATGGGAGGGGTCCTCGTCATCTTTTCTGTCGTCGTTTCGACCCTCCTGTGGGCCAACCTGCGGGTGGACTACATCTGGCTGGTGATCCTCGTGACGATCGGCTACGGGCTCATCGGATTCATGGATGACTACCGGAAGCTGACCCGGCGGAACAGCAAGGGCGTTCCCGCGAAGACCCGCCTCGCCGGGGAGATCGCCATCGCGCTCTTCGTCAGCGTGATCCTGTTCTTCAAGCCCGGATTCACCTCGAACCTCACGGTTCCGTTCTTCAAGACGGTGCTTCCCGACCTGGGCTGGGCGTACGTCATCCTGTCGACGTTCATCATCGTGGGCTGCGCCAACGCCGTGAACCTGACGGACGGCCTCGACGGCCTGGCCATCGGGCCGGCCATCACCTGCTTCCTGACGTACCTCCTGTTCGCCTATTTCGCCGGCAACGTCCGCATCTCCGGGTACCTGCAGGTTCCCTACGTGGCGGGAGCGGGTGAGCTGTCGATCTTCTGTGGCGCCATGGTCGGCGCCGGGATCGGGTTTCTCTGGTACAACACCTATCCGGCCCAGGTCTTCATGGGCGACGTGGGATCCCTCTCCCTCGGGGGAGCTCTGGGGACCCTGGCGGTCATGACGAAGCAGGAAATCCTGCTGGTGATCGTCGGGGGCATCTTCGTCCTCGAGACGTTCTCCGTCATCGCCCAGGTGGGCTGGTTCAAGCTTTCCGGGGGCAAGCGGATCTTCCGGATGGCCCCCATCCACCACCATTTCGAACTGAAGGGATGGCCGGAACCGAAGGTCATCGTCCGTTTCTGGATCATCTCGATCCTGCTGGCCATGGTGGCCATCAGCACGCTGAAACTGCGGTAG
- the ftsW gene encoding putative lipid II flippase FtsW, producing the protein MVPREGRPDIVLLIVTLILVTVGTVMVYSSSSIMAAEKYKDGLYFLKKQIFFVILGLGLMVFLTKVPYQKLKKLAYPVLIVSAIMLAVLLIPHAGVRAGGATRWLRLGLFNFQVTELAKVAVVLFLAHYLTRKAAQLKDFKQGLLIPMLTVCFLIGLIVLEPDFGTSAIIFLIMMLMFYLSGTRVTHLAGLAAAMAPVALWILMRKSYRMERLLTFLDPWRDPGKSGFQIIQSLLSFGSGGPFGVGIGDGMQKLFYLPEPHTDFILAIIAEESGFLGVALVIGLFTVFVFRGFVIAFRAADPFGTLLAAGLTMIIALEAFINIAGVMGLIPLKGLALPFLSYGGSSLIMSMVAVGILLNISSYES; encoded by the coding sequence ATGGTGCCCAGGGAAGGAAGGCCGGACATCGTGCTTCTGATCGTGACCCTCATCCTGGTGACGGTGGGGACGGTCATGGTCTACAGCTCCAGCTCGATCATGGCGGCGGAGAAATACAAGGACGGCCTGTATTTCCTCAAGAAACAGATCTTTTTCGTGATCCTCGGGCTCGGGCTGATGGTGTTCCTGACGAAGGTTCCCTACCAGAAACTGAAGAAGCTCGCCTATCCGGTCCTGATCGTTTCGGCGATCATGCTGGCGGTGCTTCTGATCCCCCACGCCGGCGTCAGGGCGGGCGGGGCGACGCGGTGGCTCCGTCTGGGACTCTTCAACTTCCAGGTGACCGAGCTGGCCAAGGTGGCGGTGGTTCTCTTCCTGGCCCACTACCTCACCCGGAAGGCGGCCCAGCTGAAGGACTTCAAGCAGGGCCTCCTGATCCCCATGCTGACGGTCTGCTTCCTCATCGGCCTGATCGTCCTGGAGCCCGATTTCGGAACCTCGGCGATCATTTTTCTCATCATGATGCTCATGTTCTACCTCTCGGGGACCCGGGTCACGCACTTGGCAGGCCTGGCAGCGGCCATGGCCCCGGTGGCCCTGTGGATCCTGATGCGCAAAAGCTACCGGATGGAGCGGCTGCTGACGTTCCTGGACCCCTGGCGGGATCCGGGAAAGTCGGGTTTCCAGATCATCCAGTCGCTCCTGTCCTTCGGGTCCGGCGGTCCCTTCGGCGTCGGCATCGGCGACGGCATGCAGAAGCTGTTCTACCTGCCGGAGCCGCACACGGACTTCATCCTGGCGATCATCGCCGAAGAGAGCGGATTCCTGGGGGTGGCCCTCGTGATCGGGCTGTTCACCGTTTTTGTGTTTCGGGGCTTCGTCATCGCCTTCCGGGCGGCCGATCCGTTCGGCACGCTCCTGGCGGCGGGGCTCACCATGATCATCGCCCTCGAGGCGTTCATCAACATTGCAGGGGTCATGGGCCTGATTCCCCTCAAGGGGCTGGCCCTTCCGTTTTTGAGTTACGGAGGATCATCGCTCATCATGAGCATGGTGGCGGTGGGCATCCTCCTGAACATTTCTTCGTACGAGTCGTGA
- the ftsL gene encoding cell division protein FtsL, whose protein sequence is MTVQKAGDWGTAIPRGEGTFSWWRYSAFIVVAFVLMGMLTLYVWSHVRMTQLEYRTAAELNRKEQLLDEQRKLKMEVATLKSRKRIEAIARDTLNMTFPEQDQVIIVK, encoded by the coding sequence ATGACGGTGCAGAAGGCGGGCGATTGGGGGACGGCGATTCCGCGGGGAGAAGGAACCTTCTCCTGGTGGCGCTATTCCGCCTTCATCGTCGTGGCCTTCGTGCTGATGGGCATGCTGACCCTCTATGTCTGGTCCCATGTCCGCATGACCCAGCTGGAATACAGGACGGCCGCGGAGCTGAACCGCAAGGAGCAGCTGCTGGACGAGCAACGGAAGCTGAAGATGGAAGTCGCCACGCTCAAATCCCGGAAGCGCATCGAGGCGATCGCCCGGGACACCTTGAATATGACCTTTCCCGAACAGGATCAGGTCATCATCGTGAAGTGA
- the rsmH gene encoding 16S rRNA (cytosine(1402)-N(4))-methyltransferase RsmH, with protein MAAFHQPVLLEEVLALLNCRPGGIYVDGTVGGGGHARAILERSSPDGLIVGIDRDDEALREASRTLSPFGNRVVLVKGSFADLRDVLAARGIGPVQGILFDLGVSSHQLDTPERGFSFSLEGPLDMRMNPSAGPAARDLIRSAGVDELAGIFRDFGEERFARRIARAIVERRKQEPIETTVELAALIARVVPGGGREGRRIHPATRVFQALRIAVNRELDQLERGLLEGIEALAPGGRMAVIAFHSLEDRMVKETFRSWEKTCTCPPGFPVCTCRAEAKARVLTRKPLRPRPEEADANPRARSARLRAAERI; from the coding sequence ATGGCAGCCTTTCATCAACCGGTCCTCCTGGAGGAGGTCCTTGCCCTTCTGAACTGCCGTCCCGGCGGAATATACGTGGACGGAACCGTCGGGGGAGGAGGCCATGCCCGGGCCATCCTTGAAAGATCCTCCCCCGACGGCCTGATTGTTGGAATCGACCGGGACGACGAGGCCCTTCGGGAGGCGTCGCGCACCCTGTCCCCTTTCGGCAACCGGGTCGTCCTGGTGAAGGGAAGCTTTGCCGATCTTCGGGATGTCCTCGCAGCCCGGGGGATCGGCCCGGTTCAGGGGATCCTTTTCGATCTGGGGGTATCGAGCCACCAACTCGACACCCCGGAGCGGGGATTCAGCTTCTCCCTGGAGGGGCCGCTGGACATGCGGATGAACCCCTCGGCCGGCCCCGCGGCCCGGGACCTGATCCGGAGTGCCGGGGTCGACGAACTGGCCGGCATTTTCAGGGACTTCGGCGAAGAGCGGTTCGCCCGCCGGATCGCCCGCGCCATCGTCGAGCGAAGGAAGCAGGAACCCATCGAGACCACAGTCGAACTCGCCGCCCTGATCGCTCGGGTCGTTCCGGGAGGCGGCCGGGAAGGGCGGAGGATTCACCCGGCCACGAGGGTCTTCCAGGCCCTCCGGATTGCCGTGAACCGGGAGCTGGATCAATTGGAACGGGGGCTCCTGGAAGGGATCGAGGCGCTCGCGCCGGGAGGGCGGATGGCGGTGATCGCGTTTCACTCCCTGGAGGACCGAATGGTCAAGGAGACCTTCCGTTCCTGGGAGAAGACCTGCACCTGCCCGCCCGGCTTTCCGGTCTGCACGTGCCGGGCGGAAGCAAAGGCGAGAGTTCTGACGAGAAAGCCTCTTCGTCCCCGGCCGGAGGAGGCGGATGCCAATCCCAGGGCGAGAAGCGCCAGGCTCAGGGCGGCGGAAAGGATATGA
- a CDS encoding UDP-N-acetylmuramoyl-tripeptide--D-alanyl-D-alanine ligase: protein MGPLLTIREILDATRGVLLRGGGPGTVKGVSTDTRTLRPGSLFVALRGDRFDGHRFLAAAAEAGAAAMVVREAPPEDRLSGLTGVDVIRVEDTLTALGDLAGHVRRRFRVPVIAITGSSGKTTTKEMAAAVIGRKMETLKTEGNLNNLIGVPLMLFRLEAGHQAAILELGTNRPGEIARLTRIARPDVGLVTNIGPAHLEGLGSLDGVCREKGDLFRNMSETATALINRDDPYVRALEVRWPGKKVTYGVEREADITGTDIRVDREGTSFRLGMGGGLQDVRIALCGRHAVSNALAAAACARALGLDDTAVREGLESFRPVSGRMTVLPLANGAFLIDDAYNANPASVREALRTLRDLRGAGAGVAILGDMLELGGSSAELHRETGRLLAETGIRRAYLKGAFSGDTARGAVEGGLAPGDVSFFEDPAEILPSLQEILRSGDWVLVKGSRRMRLEEAVRAIGGLFGTKEIA from the coding sequence ATGGGGCCCCTCCTGACGATCCGGGAGATCCTGGATGCCACGCGGGGAGTCCTCCTCCGCGGCGGTGGTCCGGGGACGGTGAAGGGCGTCTCGACGGATACAAGGACCCTGAGACCGGGAAGCCTGTTCGTGGCCCTCCGGGGGGACCGGTTCGACGGCCACCGTTTCCTGGCGGCGGCCGCAGAAGCGGGGGCGGCGGCGATGGTGGTCCGGGAGGCCCCGCCGGAGGATCGGCTGTCGGGCCTGACCGGCGTGGACGTGATCCGGGTGGAGGACACCCTGACGGCCTTGGGCGACCTGGCCGGCCATGTCCGCCGGAGATTCCGGGTGCCCGTCATCGCCATCACGGGCAGTTCGGGGAAGACGACGACCAAGGAGATGGCCGCGGCCGTCATCGGGCGGAAAATGGAGACCCTGAAGACGGAGGGCAACCTGAACAACCTGATCGGCGTTCCCCTGATGCTCTTCCGGCTCGAGGCCGGGCATCAGGCCGCCATCCTGGAACTGGGAACGAACCGGCCGGGTGAGATCGCGCGGCTGACCCGGATTGCCCGGCCGGACGTCGGCCTCGTCACAAACATCGGCCCCGCGCACCTGGAGGGGCTGGGCAGCCTGGACGGCGTCTGCCGGGAAAAGGGGGACCTCTTCCGGAACATGAGCGAGACGGCCACGGCCCTGATCAACCGGGACGATCCGTACGTCCGGGCCCTGGAGGTTCGGTGGCCGGGGAAGAAAGTCACCTACGGCGTGGAACGGGAGGCGGACATTACGGGGACGGACATCCGGGTCGATAGGGAGGGGACTTCGTTCCGCCTCGGCATGGGGGGCGGCCTTCAGGACGTGCGCATTGCCCTCTGCGGAAGGCACGCCGTCTCCAATGCGCTGGCGGCTGCGGCCTGCGCCCGGGCACTCGGTCTCGACGATACCGCCGTCCGGGAGGGTCTGGAGTCGTTCCGCCCGGTCTCGGGCCGGATGACCGTGCTTCCCCTGGCCAACGGGGCCTTTCTGATCGACGACGCGTACAATGCCAATCCCGCCTCCGTCCGGGAGGCTCTCCGGACCCTCCGGGACCTGAGGGGGGCCGGCGCGGGGGTGGCGATTCTGGGAGACATGCTGGAACTGGGCGGATCCTCGGCGGAACTGCACCGGGAAACGGGCCGGCTGCTGGCGGAGACGGGGATCCGGCGGGCGTACCTGAAGGGCGCCTTCTCGGGGGACACCGCCCGCGGCGCCGTGGAAGGCGGGCTCGCCCCGGGGGACGTGTCCTTTTTCGAGGATCCCGCGGAGATCCTGCCGTCTCTGCAGGAGATCCTCCGCAGCGGGGACTGGGTCCTGGTGAAGGGGTCCCGGCGGATGCGCCTGGAGGAAGCCGTCCGGGCCATCGGCGGGCTGTTCGGAACGAAGGAGATCGCATGA